Proteins from a genomic interval of Microbacterium esteraromaticum:
- a CDS encoding CYTH domain-containing protein, translating into MTTDPQRTFEVERKYDADADTALPVWTDVPGVTSVSAGEARELDARYLDTADAVLARNGVALRRRTGGTDAGWHVKGPRQGDGRLELGWPLDEDGRIPEAVTEFVAQWTTDELTPLARIENSRTAYLLSGPDGVIAEFVDDRVRATDLRAEPQVRRAWREWEMELGPAAPADEHGRAVFFDAVERAVAAAGGRPPSSGSKLARALGL; encoded by the coding sequence GTGACGACTGACCCGCAGCGCACGTTCGAGGTCGAGCGCAAGTACGACGCCGACGCCGACACCGCGCTGCCCGTCTGGACGGATGTGCCCGGTGTCACCTCGGTCAGCGCCGGAGAAGCCCGCGAACTGGATGCCCGCTACCTCGACACCGCCGATGCCGTACTGGCCCGGAACGGGGTCGCCCTGCGGCGCCGTACCGGGGGGACTGACGCCGGGTGGCACGTCAAGGGCCCGCGCCAGGGCGACGGCCGCCTCGAACTCGGCTGGCCATTGGACGAGGACGGACGGATTCCCGAGGCCGTCACCGAGTTCGTCGCGCAATGGACCACCGACGAGCTGACCCCCCTCGCACGCATCGAGAACTCCCGGACCGCCTACCTGCTCAGCGGCCCCGACGGTGTCATCGCCGAGTTCGTCGACGACCGGGTGCGCGCCACCGATCTGCGCGCCGAGCCGCAGGTGCGGCGCGCATGGCGTGAATGGGAGATGGAGCTGGGGCCCGCGGCGCCGGCCGACGAGCACGGACGCGCCGTGTTCTTCGACGCCGTGGAACGTGCGGTCGCCGCGGCAGGTGGGCGTCCGCCCTCGTCGGGTTCGAAGCTCGCCCGCGCACTCGGGCTCTGA
- a CDS encoding response regulator produces MALARLHGGPLDGQILPLDDVEQQTLIVPYSETQVMYRREGEATHTGADDGPTEVAFWFAEASDDITPSDD; encoded by the coding sequence ATGGCACTCGCACGACTCCACGGCGGCCCGCTGGACGGGCAGATCCTTCCGCTCGACGATGTCGAGCAGCAGACCCTGATCGTTCCCTACAGCGAAACGCAGGTGATGTACCGGCGCGAAGGCGAGGCGACCCATACGGGAGCCGACGACGGCCCCACCGAGGTGGCCTTCTGGTTCGCCGAGGCCAGCGACGACATCACGCCCAGTGACGACTGA
- a CDS encoding prepilin peptidase gives MSLHSIAVIVVHLALAGIGAWLIVIDARTHRLPNRIVLPTLGALVLLAIIEALATGDGERLVRALLGGLALGAFYAVMHLISRQGMGGGDVKLAAVIGLVLAWHGWQVLVLGAAAAFLLGALYAIVLMLLRRANRHTRIAFGPWMIIGAVLAIGLA, from the coding sequence GTGTCCCTCCACTCCATCGCCGTGATCGTCGTGCACCTCGCCCTGGCGGGAATCGGCGCGTGGTTGATCGTCATCGACGCCCGCACGCACCGCCTGCCCAACCGCATCGTCCTGCCGACGCTCGGGGCGCTCGTGCTGCTGGCGATCATCGAGGCGCTCGCGACAGGAGACGGGGAACGGCTGGTGCGTGCACTGCTGGGTGGGCTCGCGCTCGGCGCCTTCTACGCCGTCATGCACCTGATCTCGCGGCAGGGGATGGGCGGCGGTGACGTGAAGCTCGCGGCCGTGATCGGGCTGGTCCTCGCCTGGCACGGCTGGCAGGTGCTGGTGCTCGGCGCCGCCGCAGCGTTCCTGCTCGGAGCCCTCTACGCCATCGTGCTCATGCTGCTGCGCCGCGCGAACCGGCACACCCGCATCGCCTTCGGGCCCTGGATGATCATCGGGGCCGTCCTCGCCATCGGCCTGGCCTGA
- a CDS encoding DNA polymerase Y family protein: MDAPSRMHVLWFPDWPLRAALGAPPPHPPTALVHGNTVVACTASAREQGVRIGQRRRLAQGRAPALRMMPHDPAVDERAFVPVLRLIEQHVPGVHLLRPGLAGLRSRGVSRYHGGEAEAASALLAVLGEAGYPEVRIGVADGAFTAELAARTAAGTEGAPAWVAVPPGGSRDFLAPLPLPVLGDEALTGLLHRLGISTLGGFAALDAVMVRDRLGEQGARLHALAGGADSRPLSSRPPDPELSRTVEFDTPLAQSDQIAFAVRQTADAVLLGLADASLVCTEVRIDLTDDDGGVFSRPWLHPTCFDASELVDRVRWQLETLIERTPVAEIDAARSFRGIVSVRIAPLSVDDAARHQPGLFGSGTDERLHHAVSRVQTLLGHRGVVTATVSGGRMLTDRQVLTPWGERPVLERDPALPWPGRLPGPLPAEVFAPAHPITVTASDGQSVAVDGRGELSDPPALLEGSEIVAWAGPWPLHERRWDGERAKAGHRFQLVDARQRAWLVFCSEGRWWAEGRYR; the protein is encoded by the coding sequence ATGGATGCACCGAGCAGAATGCACGTGCTGTGGTTCCCCGACTGGCCGTTGCGCGCGGCGCTCGGGGCTCCGCCGCCGCACCCGCCCACCGCTCTCGTGCACGGCAACACTGTCGTGGCCTGTACCGCGTCGGCGCGCGAGCAGGGTGTGCGCATCGGCCAGCGCCGCCGACTGGCGCAGGGTCGTGCGCCCGCGCTGCGCATGATGCCGCACGACCCTGCCGTGGACGAACGCGCCTTCGTCCCGGTGCTGCGTCTGATCGAGCAGCATGTGCCCGGTGTACATCTGCTGCGGCCGGGGCTCGCGGGCCTGCGCTCGCGCGGGGTGTCGCGCTACCACGGCGGCGAGGCCGAGGCTGCTTCTGCGCTGCTCGCGGTGCTCGGCGAAGCGGGGTACCCCGAGGTTCGGATCGGTGTCGCCGACGGGGCGTTCACGGCTGAGCTGGCAGCGCGCACTGCGGCCGGCACCGAGGGCGCTCCTGCCTGGGTGGCCGTCCCTCCCGGGGGGTCGCGCGACTTCCTCGCCCCACTGCCTCTGCCGGTGCTCGGCGATGAGGCGCTGACCGGGTTGCTGCACCGGCTCGGCATCTCGACTCTCGGCGGTTTCGCCGCGCTGGACGCCGTCATGGTGCGCGATCGGCTCGGCGAGCAGGGAGCCCGGTTGCACGCGCTGGCCGGGGGCGCCGATTCCCGTCCGCTCTCGAGCCGTCCGCCCGATCCCGAACTGTCGCGCACGGTCGAGTTCGACACCCCCTTGGCGCAGTCGGATCAGATCGCGTTCGCGGTGCGTCAGACAGCGGATGCCGTGCTGCTCGGCCTCGCCGACGCCTCGCTGGTGTGCACCGAGGTGCGCATCGACCTCACCGATGACGACGGGGGCGTGTTCTCGCGGCCCTGGCTGCATCCGACCTGCTTCGACGCGAGTGAACTGGTCGACCGGGTGCGCTGGCAGCTCGAAACGCTCATCGAGCGCACACCCGTTGCAGAGATCGACGCCGCCCGATCGTTCCGCGGGATCGTATCGGTGCGGATCGCCCCGCTCTCGGTCGACGACGCCGCCCGCCATCAACCCGGCCTGTTCGGTTCGGGCACCGATGAGCGTCTGCATCACGCCGTCTCACGTGTGCAGACGTTACTCGGCCACCGTGGAGTGGTCACGGCGACGGTGTCGGGCGGGCGCATGCTCACCGATCGGCAGGTGCTGACACCCTGGGGCGAGCGACCGGTGCTCGAGCGCGACCCCGCCCTGCCCTGGCCAGGACGCCTGCCGGGCCCCCTGCCCGCCGAGGTGTTCGCCCCCGCGCACCCGATCACCGTGACCGCGTCTGACGGCCAGTCGGTCGCAGTCGATGGACGCGGGGAGCTGTCGGATCCCCCTGCGCTGCTGGAGGGCAGCGAGATCGTCGCCTGGGCGGGCCCTTGGCCGTTGCACGAGCGCCGGTGGGACGGCGAGCGCGCGAAGGCCGGGCACCGCTTCCAACTGGTGGATGCGCGGCAGCGTGCATGGCTGGTGTTCTGCTCCGAGGGTCGGTGGTGGGCAGAGGGGCGGTACCGCTGA
- a CDS encoding error-prone DNA polymerase — protein MAGWNNPKLSWAELERTLSAPTREQAPASAEPSPKRADPGPLSRHRPPVVPPPRSRPDDAVPYAELHAHSSFSFLDGASSPDDLLAEAEALGLTALAITDHDGFYGAARFAEAAELTGVQTVFGAELSLDLPAPQGGVPDPVGDHLLVLARGVEGYHRLSGAITRAQLRGGEKGRPLYDLDDLAASADGQWTILTGCRKGGVRRGLAQGDAETPLRRLIDLFGHDQIAVELIDHGDPLDTRRNDALADLARELRLPVVATNNVHYAGPDRAGLAEAVAAVRATRSMDDLDGWLPSHGSAHLRSGAEMTRRFRRYPGAIEHGLRIAAECAFPLRRARPALPQTPVPEGHTTMSHLRALVWAAVPHRYPRLDDEGRARIARELDVIEEKDFPGYFLIVHEIVEEARRRGILCQGRGSAAASAVCYLLGITAVDPILYRLPFERFLATTREEEPDIDVDFDSGRREEIIQWVYRRYGRERAAQVANVIQYRPKNAVRDMARALGHSPGQQDAWSKQVDGWGAGIEASADTDIPADVLGYAGELLKAPRHLGIHSGGMVLTARPVGEVVPVENARMADRTVIQWDKDDAAWMGLVKFDLLGLGMLSALQHSFDLIARATGERWTLQTLPKEEPAVYDMLCRADSIGVFQVESRAQMGLLPRLQPRQFYELAIQIALIRPGPIQGGAVHPFVRRKLGHEKVTYAHPALEPVLRRTLGIPVFQEQLIQMATVLGDCTADEADLLRRAMGSKRGLERIDRIRASLYRGMAEKGLVGDAADRIYAQIQAFSSFGFAESHSLSFALLVYASSWVKLHYPAAFLAGLLRAQPMGFYSAASLTADARRHGVQVLRPDLHASSATDDLALLTDAASPGPTGLDSCRRTVDPPEPRPFDRDAPDESAAHRRDGRFAVRLGLAGVRGIGSALAERIVAAREQHGPFRDLHDLVRRTDATAAQLEALATAGAFDCLGISRREAIWMAGAAAQDRARFLPGTAVSVQPPLFADQSSHELLAADLWATGISTDDHPITHFRAALAERGVLSSDQLRSHEEGRRIEVAGLVTHRQRPATASGITFLNLEDEHGLVNVVCSMGVWNRYRRVARDSPALIVRGILERSVEGVINVLADAFEDLRTGVTHRSRDFR, from the coding sequence ATGGCTGGCTGGAACAATCCGAAGCTCTCCTGGGCCGAGCTGGAGCGCACGCTGAGCGCTCCCACTCGCGAGCAGGCACCGGCATCCGCCGAGCCCTCCCCGAAGCGTGCCGATCCCGGTCCGTTGAGCAGGCACCGCCCTCCTGTCGTGCCTCCGCCGCGTTCCCGTCCGGATGATGCCGTGCCGTACGCCGAGCTGCACGCGCACAGTTCGTTTTCGTTCCTCGACGGGGCCTCCTCCCCCGATGATCTGCTCGCCGAGGCCGAGGCGTTGGGCCTCACCGCACTGGCGATCACGGATCACGACGGCTTCTACGGCGCGGCGCGTTTCGCCGAGGCCGCTGAGCTCACCGGGGTGCAGACGGTATTCGGCGCCGAGTTGTCGCTCGATCTGCCCGCCCCGCAGGGCGGTGTGCCCGATCCGGTGGGTGATCATCTGCTGGTGCTGGCCCGCGGCGTCGAGGGATATCACCGCCTCTCGGGGGCGATCACCCGCGCCCAGTTGCGTGGTGGCGAGAAGGGGCGCCCGCTGTACGACCTCGATGATCTTGCGGCCAGCGCCGACGGGCAGTGGACGATCCTGACCGGCTGCCGCAAAGGAGGTGTGCGGCGGGGGCTCGCCCAGGGCGATGCCGAGACGCCGCTGCGCCGGCTGATCGATCTGTTCGGGCACGACCAGATCGCCGTCGAGCTGATCGACCACGGCGATCCGCTCGACACGCGTCGCAACGATGCTCTCGCAGACCTCGCCCGTGAGCTGCGGTTGCCGGTGGTCGCCACGAACAACGTGCACTACGCGGGGCCCGACCGGGCCGGGCTCGCCGAGGCGGTCGCGGCGGTACGCGCGACCCGCAGCATGGACGATCTCGATGGCTGGTTGCCCTCACACGGCAGCGCGCATCTGCGCAGCGGCGCCGAGATGACCCGTCGCTTCCGCCGTTACCCTGGGGCGATCGAGCACGGCCTGCGGATCGCCGCGGAGTGCGCGTTCCCGTTGCGGCGAGCGCGCCCTGCCCTGCCGCAGACGCCCGTTCCCGAGGGGCACACCACCATGAGTCATCTGCGCGCGCTGGTGTGGGCCGCCGTACCGCACCGATATCCGCGACTCGATGACGAGGGGCGGGCGCGCATCGCGCGCGAGCTCGACGTGATCGAAGAGAAGGACTTTCCCGGGTACTTCCTGATCGTGCACGAGATCGTCGAAGAGGCCCGTCGTCGTGGCATCCTGTGCCAGGGCCGGGGGTCGGCGGCGGCGAGCGCGGTCTGCTATCTGCTCGGCATCACGGCGGTCGATCCGATCCTGTACCGGCTGCCATTCGAGCGGTTCCTGGCGACCACCCGCGAAGAGGAGCCCGATATCGATGTCGACTTCGATTCCGGCCGGCGCGAAGAGATCATTCAGTGGGTGTACCGGCGCTACGGGCGCGAGCGCGCGGCGCAGGTGGCGAATGTCATCCAGTACCGGCCGAAGAACGCGGTGCGCGACATGGCCAGGGCGCTCGGGCACTCCCCCGGTCAGCAGGATGCCTGGTCGAAGCAGGTCGACGGATGGGGCGCAGGAATCGAGGCGTCCGCCGACACCGACATCCCCGCTGATGTGCTCGGCTACGCGGGTGAGCTGCTGAAGGCGCCGCGGCATCTGGGCATCCATTCCGGCGGCATGGTGCTCACCGCCCGCCCGGTCGGCGAGGTCGTGCCGGTCGAGAACGCCCGCATGGCCGATCGCACGGTGATCCAGTGGGACAAGGACGACGCGGCGTGGATGGGGCTGGTCAAGTTCGACCTGCTGGGGTTGGGGATGCTCTCGGCCCTGCAGCACAGCTTCGATCTGATCGCCCGGGCCACGGGCGAGCGCTGGACGCTGCAGACGCTGCCCAAAGAGGAGCCCGCGGTGTACGACATGCTGTGCCGGGCGGATTCGATCGGGGTGTTCCAGGTCGAGTCCCGCGCGCAGATGGGGTTGCTGCCGCGGTTGCAGCCCCGGCAGTTCTACGAGTTGGCGATCCAGATCGCGCTCATCCGGCCGGGCCCGATCCAGGGTGGTGCGGTGCATCCGTTCGTGCGCCGCAAGCTGGGGCACGAGAAGGTCACCTATGCCCATCCGGCGCTGGAGCCGGTGTTGCGGCGCACGCTGGGCATCCCGGTGTTCCAGGAGCAGCTGATCCAAATGGCCACCGTGCTCGGCGATTGCACGGCCGATGAGGCCGATCTGCTGCGCCGGGCGATGGGATCGAAGCGGGGGCTGGAGCGGATCGATCGCATCCGCGCATCGCTGTACCGGGGCATGGCCGAGAAGGGGCTGGTGGGCGATGCCGCCGACCGCATCTACGCGCAGATCCAGGCGTTCTCGAGTTTCGGGTTCGCCGAGTCGCATTCGCTGTCGTTCGCGCTGCTCGTGTACGCCAGCTCATGGGTCAAGCTGCACTATCCCGCCGCGTTCCTGGCGGGGCTGCTGCGGGCTCAGCCGATGGGGTTCTACTCGGCGGCGTCGCTGACCGCCGATGCCCGACGGCACGGCGTGCAGGTGCTGCGCCCCGATCTGCACGCCTCGTCCGCCACCGATGACCTGGCGCTGCTCACGGATGCGGCGTCACCGGGGCCGACCGGCTTGGATTCCTGCCGACGCACCGTCGATCCGCCCGAGCCGCGCCCGTTCGACCGTGATGCGCCGGATGAGTCGGCCGCCCACCGCCGCGACGGCCGGTTCGCCGTGCGCCTGGGGCTGGCCGGTGTGCGTGGGATCGGCTCAGCCCTGGCCGAACGCATCGTCGCCGCGCGGGAGCAGCACGGTCCCTTTCGAGATCTGCACGATCTGGTGCGGCGGACGGATGCCACGGCGGCGCAACTGGAGGCGCTGGCCACGGCCGGAGCCTTCGACTGCCTGGGGATCAGCCGGCGCGAGGCGATCTGGATGGCCGGGGCCGCAGCCCAGGATCGCGCCAGGTTCCTGCCGGGCACTGCTGTATCGGTGCAACCGCCTCTGTTCGCCGACCAGAGCAGTCATGAACTGCTGGCGGCGGATCTGTGGGCGACCGGCATCTCGACAGACGACCACCCCATCACGCATTTCCGTGCGGCGCTGGCCGAGCGTGGGGTGCTCTCGTCGGATCAGCTGCGCTCGCATGAAGAGGGGCGCCGTATTGAGGTGGCCGGTCTGGTCACCCACCGGCAGCGTCCGGCGACCGCGAGCGGCATCACCTTCCTGAATCTGGAGGATGAGCACGGGCTGGTCAACGTGGTGTGCTCGATGGGGGTCTGGAACCGGTATCGGCGGGTGGCGCGTGATTCACCGGCGCTGATCGTGCGCGGCATCCTGGAGCGCTCGGTCGAGGGCGTCATCAACGTGCTCGCCGATGCGTTCGAAGACCTGCGCACCGGTGTGACGCACCGGTCGAGGGATTTCCGCTGA
- a CDS encoding pyridoxamine 5'-phosphate oxidase family protein has protein sequence MSIDAADRAAVAHFVRVCGSGVVATVGEQGEPQAAYVVMYAGDDAVLVFDAAVDSRKVANIARDPRIAVAVTGAAVTVQLEGEARATQGAERARLGEEYCRHFPSSRALDDGYALFAVDVRWVRVYDTGSHPPHVSEARWGS, from the coding sequence ATGAGCATCGATGCTGCAGACCGAGCCGCCGTCGCCCACTTCGTCCGCGTCTGCGGGTCGGGGGTCGTGGCAACGGTCGGAGAGCAGGGCGAACCGCAGGCGGCGTATGTCGTGATGTACGCCGGCGATGATGCGGTGCTGGTGTTCGACGCGGCAGTCGACTCGCGCAAAGTTGCCAACATCGCCCGCGACCCGCGCATCGCCGTGGCCGTGACCGGTGCCGCTGTCACCGTGCAGCTCGAGGGCGAGGCCCGCGCGACGCAGGGTGCGGAGCGCGCCCGGCTCGGCGAGGAGTACTGCCGCCACTTCCCGAGTTCACGCGCCCTCGATGACGGATACGCGCTGTTCGCCGTGGACGTGCGCTGGGTGCGTGTGTACGACACCGGCAGCCACCCGCCGCATGTGTCGGAGGCACGCTGGGGCTCTTGA
- a CDS encoding SulP family inorganic anion transporter encodes MTTAATTADDRNRYRPEPSVLTALKTPRILTREVLAGLVVALALIPEAISFSIIAGVDPKVGLFSSFIMAVTIAFVGGRPAMITAATGAIALVVAPLTREYGMDYLIATVLLAGVLQIVLAALGVAKLMRFIPRSVMVGFVNALAILIFTAQLPHLIDVPWLVYPLVAVGLLIMVFMPKLTKVVPAPLVSIVIVTAAVLVFAISVPRVGDEGELPRSLPELFIPNVPFTFETLSIIAPYALAMALVGLMESLMTAKLVDDVTDTHSNKTRESWGQGVANLASGMFGGMGGCAMIGQTMINVKASGARTRISTFLAGVFLLILIVVLGDVVAIIPMAALVAVMIMVSVGTFDWHSIRPSTLKKLPKSETAVMVITVAVVVATHNLAIGVVVGVFVASVMFVRRVAHLVDVKREVVDQDGTQVAHYTVEGQLLFASSNDLTTMFEYAGDPERVVVDFSKSHVWDASTVAALDAIETKYEQHGKSVEFVGMNDFTSAFHARLTRGLGDGL; translated from the coding sequence ATGACGACAGCTGCCACGACCGCCGACGACCGGAATCGGTATCGGCCCGAGCCCTCAGTACTCACCGCGCTGAAGACCCCGCGCATCCTCACGCGCGAAGTCCTCGCCGGTCTCGTCGTGGCGCTGGCGCTGATCCCCGAGGCGATCAGCTTCTCGATCATCGCCGGAGTCGACCCCAAGGTGGGCTTGTTCTCGTCGTTCATCATGGCTGTGACGATCGCGTTCGTCGGCGGACGCCCCGCGATGATCACCGCCGCGACGGGCGCGATCGCGCTCGTCGTCGCGCCACTCACCCGCGAGTACGGCATGGACTATCTCATCGCCACCGTGCTGCTCGCCGGGGTGTTGCAGATCGTGCTCGCCGCGCTCGGGGTCGCGAAGCTGATGCGATTCATCCCGCGCAGCGTCATGGTGGGATTCGTCAACGCTCTGGCGATCCTCATCTTCACCGCGCAACTGCCGCATCTGATCGACGTGCCGTGGCTGGTGTACCCGCTCGTCGCGGTGGGCCTGCTGATCATGGTGTTCATGCCCAAGCTCACCAAGGTGGTCCCCGCCCCGTTGGTGTCGATCGTCATCGTCACCGCCGCCGTGCTCGTCTTCGCGATCAGCGTGCCCCGGGTCGGCGACGAGGGCGAGTTGCCGCGTAGCCTTCCCGAGCTGTTCATCCCGAACGTGCCATTCACCTTCGAGACCCTGTCGATCATCGCTCCTTACGCTCTCGCGATGGCGCTGGTCGGCCTGATGGAATCCTTGATGACCGCGAAGCTCGTCGACGACGTCACCGACACGCACTCGAACAAGACTCGGGAGTCCTGGGGCCAGGGCGTCGCAAACCTCGCTTCGGGGATGTTCGGCGGCATGGGTGGCTGCGCCATGATCGGGCAGACCATGATCAACGTCAAGGCCTCGGGTGCTCGCACGCGCATTTCGACCTTCCTGGCGGGGGTGTTCCTGCTGATCCTGATCGTGGTGCTCGGCGACGTGGTCGCGATCATCCCGATGGCGGCGTTGGTCGCCGTGATGATCATGGTGTCGGTCGGTACCTTCGACTGGCACTCGATCAGGCCGTCGACGTTGAAGAAGCTGCCGAAGAGTGAGACGGCCGTCATGGTCATCACTGTCGCGGTGGTGGTCGCTACGCACAACCTCGCCATCGGTGTCGTGGTCGGAGTGTTCGTCGCCAGCGTCATGTTCGTCCGCCGCGTCGCGCACCTTGTCGACGTCAAGCGCGAGGTCGTCGACCAGGACGGTACTCAGGTCGCGCACTACACCGTGGAGGGCCAGCTCCTGTTCGCCTCGAGCAACGACCTGACGACGATGTTCGAGTACGCCGGCGATCCCGAGCGCGTGGTGGTCGATTTCTCGAAGTCTCATGTCTGGGACGCATCGACCGTCGCGGCACTCGACGCCATCGAGACGAAGTACGAGCAGCATGGGAAGAGTGTCGAGTTCGTCGGCATGAACGATTTCACGAGTGCATTCCATGCTCGGCTGACGCGAGGCCTCGGCGACGGCCTTTGA
- a CDS encoding YybH family protein, whose protein sequence is MTNKVTTLDTLNLAFAERFNARDLDGLMALNAPDVVFVPAPGQPVQGEAAVRGALEQFLSLNLPITMTVRHVFQTGEAGLAVADWTIEGTGPDGSQIALSGTTADVAVHDDEHGWRYVIDNPFGTA, encoded by the coding sequence ATGACGAACAAGGTCACCACCCTCGACACCCTCAACCTGGCCTTCGCGGAGCGGTTCAACGCCCGCGATCTCGACGGCCTGATGGCCCTCAATGCCCCCGATGTCGTCTTCGTGCCGGCACCGGGGCAGCCCGTGCAGGGCGAAGCGGCCGTTCGCGGCGCGCTGGAGCAGTTCCTGTCGCTGAATCTGCCGATCACGATGACCGTCCGTCACGTCTTCCAGACCGGTGAGGCGGGTCTGGCGGTCGCCGACTGGACCATCGAGGGCACCGGCCCCGACGGGTCGCAGATCGCGCTGTCGGGCACCACGGCAGACGTTGCCGTGCACGACGACGAGCATGGCTGGCGCTACGTCATCGACAACCCGTTCGGCACGGCCTGA
- a CDS encoding RNA polymerase sigma factor, with the protein MSATTPNATAQRATFEAMIAADPQRLRRRSISLGVAPGDADDVAQNALLRAWRSIEQLETPGVGAMCSWLDTIARNAASDLARQQARRRTDAVDDDPVGLTDVADEVEMRRILDGALQAIHALPAELREPLLLSVVDGLSATEIGERLQVTPAAARQRISRARRSLATCRRAGMSEHV; encoded by the coding sequence ATGAGCGCCACCACCCCGAACGCGACCGCGCAGCGCGCAACGTTCGAAGCGATGATCGCCGCCGATCCGCAGCGCCTGCGGCGACGCAGCATCTCGTTGGGCGTCGCACCCGGCGACGCCGACGACGTCGCCCAGAACGCCCTGCTGCGCGCCTGGCGTTCGATCGAGCAGCTCGAGACACCGGGTGTGGGCGCGATGTGCTCGTGGCTCGACACGATCGCGCGCAACGCGGCGAGCGACCTCGCCCGACAGCAGGCGCGACGCCGCACGGATGCCGTCGACGACGATCCGGTCGGGCTCACCGACGTCGCTGATGAGGTCGAGATGCGTCGCATTCTCGACGGGGCGCTGCAGGCGATCCACGCGCTGCCGGCCGAGCTGCGTGAACCTCTGCTGCTGAGCGTCGTCGACGGACTCTCGGCGACCGAGATCGGCGAGCGGCTACAGGTGACTCCCGCCGCGGCGCGCCAGCGCATCAGCCGCGCACGCCGATCACTGGCCACGTGCCGACGAGCGGGGATGTCGGAGCACGTCTGA
- a CDS encoding NADPH-dependent F420 reductase, with protein MQTGSDGQSSGQRAGQRDARPIVALGILGAGRLGSVLAGLAASAGYRVRVATSRDPALIAAAMSAVGAEATTPASVIAESDAVVLALPLGRLPQVPADELHGMLVIDAMNYWWATDGIRPDLEDPRSSTSELVQRHLPGARVVKALGHMGYQDLEDEARPAGAPGRKAIAIAGDDEGDLAVVSTLVDRLGFDPVVAGPLASGIALEPGAEAFGADVNAEELRAMLDRFPTSQRGIVVARARGGRLFGE; from the coding sequence GTGCAGACGGGCTCGGACGGGCAGAGTAGCGGGCAACGCGCCGGGCAGCGCGATGCGCGCCCGATCGTTGCGCTCGGGATCCTCGGCGCGGGGCGCCTCGGTTCGGTACTGGCAGGGTTGGCGGCATCCGCCGGGTACCGGGTGCGGGTGGCGACCTCACGCGATCCCGCGTTGATCGCGGCGGCGATGTCGGCCGTCGGCGCGGAGGCGACGACGCCGGCGTCGGTGATCGCCGAGTCGGATGCTGTCGTCTTAGCGCTCCCGCTCGGTCGCCTTCCGCAGGTACCCGCGGATGAACTGCACGGGATGCTGGTGATCGACGCCATGAACTACTGGTGGGCGACCGATGGTATCCGTCCTGATCTTGAGGATCCGCGCTCATCGACGAGCGAGCTGGTTCAGCGGCATCTGCCGGGTGCACGCGTAGTGAAGGCGCTCGGGCACATGGGGTATCAGGATCTCGAAGACGAGGCGCGCCCGGCGGGAGCGCCGGGGCGCAAGGCCATCGCGATCGCGGGCGACGACGAGGGCGATCTCGCCGTCGTCTCGACGCTGGTCGACCGGTTGGGCTTCGATCCGGTGGTCGCGGGGCCACTGGCGTCCGGGATCGCGCTCGAACCGGGCGCCGAAGCGTTCGGCGCCGATGTCAACGCCGAGGAGTTGCGCGCGATGCTCGACCGCTTCCCGACGTCGCAGCGCGGCATCGTCGTGGCGCGGGCACGCGGTGGCCGGCTGTTCGGCGAGTGA
- a CDS encoding cold-shock protein — protein sequence MATGTVKWFNADKGFGFIAPDDGSDDLFAHFSAINSSGYRSLEENQKVSFDPERGPKGMQAANIQVL from the coding sequence ATGGCCACTGGCACCGTCAAATGGTTCAACGCCGACAAGGGCTTCGGGTTCATCGCACCCGACGACGGCTCGGACGACCTGTTCGCGCACTTCAGCGCCATCAACAGCAGCGGATACCGCAGCCTCGAAGAGAACCAGAAGGTCTCGTTCGACCCCGAGCGCGGCCCGAAGGGCATGCAGGCAGCGAACATCCAGGTCCTCTGA
- a CDS encoding LytTR family DNA-binding domain-containing protein: MIEIVCSDALRPRLERELTAAGIPTATSAETTTHSRWVLVERGHTAPDHAPAIVFDALDYVQVVRLLASGIRGSAQTPRTMIGQRDDAFVVLAARDVLVIEAADDGATAVTASGTARMRGTLQQIETAWGPLGFVRANRSQLANLSHVREIVPWFNSRYVLRMTGGNDVEVSKMYAKHLRARLGI; this comes from the coding sequence ATGATCGAGATCGTCTGCTCGGATGCCCTCCGACCCCGCCTCGAACGTGAACTCACCGCCGCCGGCATCCCCACCGCTACGAGTGCAGAGACCACCACCCACTCCCGGTGGGTGCTCGTCGAACGCGGACACACTGCGCCCGACCACGCACCGGCGATCGTCTTCGACGCGCTCGACTACGTGCAGGTCGTCCGGCTGCTCGCCTCGGGCATCCGCGGTTCCGCACAGACTCCGCGCACGATGATCGGACAACGCGACGACGCGTTCGTCGTGCTCGCCGCCCGCGACGTGCTCGTCATCGAAGCCGCCGACGACGGCGCGACCGCGGTGACCGCCTCGGGAACGGCACGGATGCGCGGCACCCTGCAGCAGATCGAGACGGCCTGGGGCCCGCTCGGTTTCGTGCGCGCCAACCGTTCGCAACTCGCGAACCTCAGCCACGTGCGAGAGATCGTGCCGTGGTTCAACTCACGCTACGTGCTGCGCATGACCGGTGGCAACGACGTGGAGGTCTCGAAGATGTACGCCAAGCACCTGCGCGCCAGGCTCGGAATCTGA